In Amycolatopsis jiangsuensis, the following proteins share a genomic window:
- the tnpC gene encoding IS66 family transposase yields MPGSEGVSLERLLARLEELESRVAVLEVRNVELERENAELRGENTELKRRLAQNSRNSSKPPSADGLEQSPPPRSLRRKTGRKPGKQPGAQGFSLALVEDPDEIIDHTPGCCRGCGTGLGTAVAVGVVRRQVTDIAPAVATVTEHRLHKRRCGCGQVTTAEAPAGIAAPASYGPNLRTWVVYALVFQHIPVARVVELVTDLSGARPSTGWVCQVLRDTAAALVQVEKLIRTLLTAAHILHVDETGAKVTGARWWLHVAATETLTSYHLGRSRGRAAIDEFGVLDGFAGTLVHDAWASYNGYAGCEHALCGAHIARELVAASETHPGQRWPAQALDALFGLNAAAHDAASSTGR; encoded by the coding sequence GTGCCGGGTTCCGAGGGTGTGTCGCTGGAGCGTTTGCTTGCGCGCCTGGAGGAACTGGAGTCGCGTGTCGCTGTGCTGGAAGTACGTAACGTTGAGCTGGAGCGTGAGAACGCCGAGCTGAGGGGTGAGAACACGGAGCTGAAGCGGCGGTTGGCTCAGAACTCCCGTAACTCGTCGAAACCGCCATCGGCGGATGGTCTGGAGCAGTCCCCGCCGCCGCGTTCGTTGCGGCGGAAGACTGGCAGGAAGCCGGGGAAGCAGCCTGGGGCGCAGGGGTTTTCCCTGGCGCTGGTCGAGGACCCCGACGAGATCATTGATCACACGCCCGGGTGTTGCCGGGGTTGCGGCACCGGACTCGGCACAGCGGTCGCGGTGGGTGTGGTTCGCCGTCAGGTCACCGACATCGCGCCGGCGGTGGCCACGGTGACCGAGCACCGGTTGCATAAACGCCGTTGCGGGTGCGGGCAGGTGACCACCGCCGAAGCCCCAGCAGGGATCGCGGCACCGGCGTCGTATGGACCGAACCTGCGGACGTGGGTGGTGTATGCGCTGGTATTCCAGCACATCCCGGTCGCCCGGGTCGTCGAGCTCGTCACCGATCTCTCCGGTGCCCGCCCTTCGACCGGCTGGGTGTGCCAGGTGCTGCGCGACACGGCCGCTGCCCTGGTTCAGGTGGAGAAGCTGATCCGGACGCTGCTGACCGCGGCGCACATCCTGCACGTGGACGAGACCGGCGCGAAGGTCACCGGGGCCCGCTGGTGGCTGCACGTCGCGGCCACCGAGACGCTGACCTCGTATCATCTCGGCCGGTCCCGAGGCCGGGCCGCGATCGACGAGTTCGGAGTCCTGGACGGCTTCGCCGGGACCCTGGTGCACGATGCCTGGGCCTCTTACAACGGCTATGCCGGCTGTGAACACGCGTTGTGCGGCGCGCACATCGCGCGAGAGCTGGTCGCGGCGAGCGAGACCCATCCGGGTCAGCGCTGGCCTGCTCAGGCCCTGGATGCGTTGTTCGGGTTGAACGCCGCCGCGCACGACGCCGCGAGCAGCACAGGTCGGTGA
- a CDS encoding IS66 family transposase: MIPPPVADPLLYAWRQAILVGLADNPSRPGRKQSKTRNLLERLRDRDDSVLRFARDLTAPFTNNLAERDLRPTKTQMKISGTFRSETSATAWARIRGYVSTARKHGLNAFEAILAAILGNPWTPTPSPTS; this comes from the coding sequence GTGATACCACCACCGGTCGCGGATCCACTGCTCTACGCCTGGCGGCAGGCGATTCTCGTCGGGCTGGCGGACAATCCCAGCAGACCGGGCCGGAAACAATCCAAGACCCGCAACCTCCTGGAGCGCTTACGCGACCGGGATGACTCAGTGCTGCGCTTCGCCCGCGATCTGACCGCGCCGTTCACGAACAACCTCGCCGAGCGCGACTTGCGGCCGACCAAGACCCAGATGAAGATCTCCGGCACCTTCCGATCCGAGACCAGCGCGACAGCCTGGGCACGCATCCGCGGCTACGTCTCCACCGCACGCAAACACGGACTCAACGCCTTCGAAGCGATCCTCGCAGCCATCCTCGGAAACCCTTGGACACCAACACCTTCACCAACCAGCTGA
- a CDS encoding transposase family protein has protein sequence MIAYPAMLDVPRELVWFLSRLLAAHRRDLGTRPGSRALSCFRQALFALAWFRERRPIPLTGRGFGISQATSYRYLDEAITVLAACAPDLHAALRRVATEGWSHVILDGKVVDADRCAEKTLNTHGEVIDAWYAGKTHNFGGNVQAVMRPDGLPVWISDALPGSTHDLTAAREGVLGALYWAASQLDLPTLADPGYQGAGIGVHTPIKHPADGQVLDTDNRCYNALLRSLRCLGERGFALLTGRWRALQHVTTSPRKTGAIAKAALVLTHFEHDYPPC, from the coding sequence GTGATCGCCTATCCTGCCATGCTCGACGTGCCGCGCGAACTGGTGTGGTTCCTGTCGCGTCTGTTGGCCGCCCACCGCCGCGACCTGGGCACCCGTCCGGGATCGCGGGCGCTGTCCTGCTTTCGCCAGGCGCTGTTCGCGTTGGCGTGGTTCCGGGAGCGGCGGCCGATCCCGTTGACTGGCAGGGGATTCGGGATTTCCCAGGCCACCTCCTACCGCTACCTCGACGAGGCGATCACCGTGCTGGCCGCATGCGCACCCGACCTGCACGCCGCGCTGCGGCGGGTCGCCACCGAGGGCTGGTCGCACGTGATCCTGGACGGCAAGGTCGTGGACGCCGATCGGTGCGCCGAGAAGACCCTCAACACGCACGGCGAGGTCATCGACGCTTGGTACGCGGGCAAAACGCATAACTTCGGCGGCAATGTCCAGGCCGTGATGCGTCCCGACGGACTGCCCGTCTGGATCTCCGATGCGCTGCCGGGCTCGACCCACGACTTGACCGCTGCCCGGGAAGGAGTGCTGGGCGCGTTGTATTGGGCGGCGTCCCAACTGGATCTGCCCACGCTGGCCGACCCGGGATACCAGGGCGCAGGCATCGGCGTGCATACCCCGATCAAGCACCCCGCAGACGGCCAGGTTCTGGACACCGACAACCGCTGCTACAACGCCCTGTTGCGCAGCCTCCGCTGCCTGGGCGAACGTGGGTTCGCGCTCCTCACCGGCCGCTGGCGTGCTCTGCAACACGTCACGACCAGTCCACGAAAGACCGGCGCCATCGCCAAAGCCGCACTCGTGCTCACCCATTTTGAACACGACTACCCGCCCTGCTGA
- a CDS encoding IS256 family transposase, with the protein MLTVVPDPASGDNDQSAAGEASLIDQIVREGACRMLAEALRAEVDAYIAAFADQRDERGRRLVVRNGSHQPREVLTSAGAVEVTAPRVNDKRVDPETGQRQRFASAILPAWARKTPKITEVLPLLYLHGLSSGDFVPALGQFLGSAKGLSAAVITKLTEQWKADQRAFAERDLSGVDYVYLWADGVHVNIRLEEHKLCLLVMIGVRADGRKELVALADGYRESTESWADLLRDCHRRGMRAPVLAVGDGALGFWGALREVFPSTREQRCWFHKIANVLAALPKSAHPGAKKALAEIWNAEDRRHALDAVTAFDAAYGAKFPKAAAKITNDVDELLAFYDYPAEHRIHLRTTNPIESTFATVRHRTKVTKGPGSRAAGLAMAFKLIESAQTRWRAVNAPHLVALVRAGTTFVNGVLVERPDEEAA; encoded by the coding sequence ATGCTCACCGTAGTCCCTGACCCCGCATCTGGTGACAACGACCAGTCCGCTGCGGGTGAAGCATCGTTGATCGACCAGATCGTCCGTGAGGGTGCTTGCCGGATGCTGGCCGAAGCGTTGCGTGCTGAGGTCGACGCCTACATCGCCGCGTTCGCTGACCAGCGGGACGAGCGGGGCCGCCGCTTGGTCGTGCGCAACGGCTCCCACCAGCCTCGTGAGGTGCTCACCAGCGCGGGCGCGGTCGAGGTGACCGCGCCGCGGGTCAACGACAAGCGCGTCGACCCGGAGACAGGCCAGCGTCAGCGGTTCGCCTCGGCGATCCTGCCGGCGTGGGCGCGTAAGACCCCGAAGATCACCGAGGTACTGCCGCTGCTCTACCTGCACGGCCTGTCCTCGGGTGATTTCGTGCCCGCACTGGGACAGTTCCTCGGGTCCGCGAAGGGCCTGTCCGCGGCAGTGATCACGAAGCTGACGGAGCAGTGGAAGGCCGACCAGCGTGCCTTCGCCGAGCGGGATCTGTCCGGTGTGGACTACGTCTACCTGTGGGCGGACGGCGTCCACGTCAACATCCGCCTGGAAGAACACAAACTCTGCCTGCTGGTCATGATCGGCGTGCGCGCCGATGGCCGCAAGGAGCTGGTCGCGCTGGCCGACGGCTATCGCGAATCGACCGAGTCGTGGGCCGACCTGCTGAGGGACTGCCACCGGCGCGGGATGCGCGCGCCCGTACTCGCGGTCGGCGACGGTGCGCTGGGGTTTTGGGGCGCGCTACGCGAGGTCTTCCCCAGCACCCGCGAGCAGCGGTGCTGGTTCCACAAAATCGCGAATGTTCTTGCCGCGCTACCGAAATCCGCGCATCCCGGCGCGAAGAAGGCCCTCGCCGAGATCTGGAACGCCGAAGACCGCCGCCATGCCCTGGACGCGGTCACAGCGTTCGATGCCGCCTACGGCGCGAAGTTCCCCAAGGCGGCCGCGAAGATCACCAACGACGTCGACGAGCTGCTGGCGTTCTACGACTACCCGGCCGAGCACCGGATCCACCTGCGCACCACGAATCCCATCGAGTCGACGTTCGCCACGGTGCGGCATCGCACGAAGGTCACCAAGGGGCCGGGCTCGCGAGCGGCCGGGCTGGCCATGGCGTTCAAGCTCATCGAGTCAGCACAAACTCGCTGGCGCGCGGTGAACGCACCACACCTCGTTGCCCTCGTCCGTGCTGGTACCACGTTCGTCAACGGCGTCCTGGTCGAACGACCCGACGAGGAAGCCGCTTAA
- a CDS encoding IS110 family transposase, translating into MRVNGCVWAGVDVGKRDHHCVVIDGEGSRLLSRRVGNDEGELLALPADVAALAEEVTWAVDLANGNVALLAMLLHAHGQKVMYISGLAVNRAAGGYRGEGKTDARDAAIIADQARIRRDLSPLRPGDPVSVELGVLTARRADLTADRTRGINRLRDALTSIFPALERALEPTRTGPLVLLSGYQTPASIRRIGKARLEAWLRNRKVRGAAALAAAAVDAANRQHTTLPAEALTAQMVHDLAAEVTALNEKIGEIDKLVERRFREHRHAAPILSMSGFGPLLGAELLAATGGDMAQFATPDRLAGFAGLAPAPRDSGRVSGNLRRPKRYHRGLQRVFYTSALISIRWCPESRQYYDRKRAEGKRHIQAVLALARRRVNVLWALLRDGRCYQPEPPRAGLAAAA; encoded by the coding sequence ATGCGTGTGAACGGCTGCGTATGGGCTGGGGTCGATGTCGGCAAGCGCGATCACCATTGCGTGGTGATCGACGGCGAGGGGAGCCGGTTGCTGTCGCGGCGGGTCGGCAACGACGAGGGCGAGCTGCTGGCGTTGCCGGCCGACGTCGCAGCCCTGGCCGAGGAGGTGACCTGGGCAGTGGACCTGGCCAACGGGAATGTCGCCCTGTTGGCGATGCTGCTGCACGCCCATGGACAGAAAGTCATGTATATCTCAGGGTTGGCGGTCAATCGCGCGGCGGGCGGCTACCGAGGCGAGGGCAAGACCGACGCCCGCGACGCCGCGATCATTGCCGACCAGGCTCGGATACGACGCGACCTGAGCCCGCTCCGGCCCGGTGACCCGGTGTCGGTCGAGCTGGGGGTGCTGACCGCGCGCAGGGCTGACCTGACAGCTGACCGCACGAGGGGTATCAACCGGCTGCGCGACGCGCTGACATCGATCTTTCCAGCGCTGGAGCGAGCACTGGAGCCGACGCGCACCGGTCCGCTGGTTTTGCTGTCCGGCTACCAGACGCCTGCCTCGATCCGGCGGATCGGTAAGGCCCGACTGGAAGCATGGTTGCGCAACCGGAAAGTGCGGGGCGCAGCCGCGTTGGCGGCCGCGGCCGTGGACGCAGCAAACCGGCAGCACACCACTCTGCCCGCAGAAGCCCTCACCGCCCAGATGGTGCACGATCTGGCCGCAGAGGTGACCGCGCTCAACGAGAAGATTGGCGAAATCGACAAGCTCGTCGAGCGCAGGTTCCGGGAGCACCGGCACGCTGCGCCGATCCTCAGCATGTCCGGATTCGGGCCATTGCTCGGCGCGGAACTGCTCGCGGCGACCGGCGGGGACATGGCGCAGTTCGCAACGCCCGACCGGTTGGCGGGCTTCGCTGGATTGGCTCCAGCGCCACGGGATTCCGGCCGAGTCAGCGGGAATCTGCGCCGGCCGAAGCGCTATCACCGCGGTCTGCAACGGGTCTTCTATACTTCCGCACTCATCAGCATCCGGTGGTGCCCCGAATCGCGCCAGTACTACGACCGAAAACGGGCCGAGGGCAAGCGTCATATCCAAGCCGTGCTCGCCCTCGCACGCCGTCGGGTCAACGTGCTCTGGGCGCTGCTGCGCGACGGCAGATGTTATCAGCCCGAACCACCCCGAGCCGGCCTGGCCGCCGCAGCCTGA
- a CDS encoding DDE-type integrase/transposase/recombinase: MFLCAIRDGHSRKVLGYSVSDHIGVEMVADAVDDAAADRSGRCRGTILHSDRGGEFTAHLTHGFPPAVDRPPAARADAARAAGELLELLAAVVKLEAEQPAEADEVRSAS; this comes from the coding sequence ATGTTCCTGTGCGCGATCCGAGACGGCCATTCCCGGAAAGTGCTGGGCTACAGCGTTTCCGACCACATCGGCGTCGAGATGGTCGCCGACGCCGTCGACGACGCCGCAGCCGACCGCAGCGGCAGATGCCGCGGCACGATCCTGCATTCCGACCGCGGCGGCGAGTTTACGGCGCACTTGACCCATGGTTTTCCTCCAGCTGTTGATCGACCGCCGGCCGCCCGGGCCGACGCGGCCCGGGCGGCCGGCGAACTGCTGGAGCTGCTGGCGGCGGTTGTGAAGCTCGAGGCTGAACAGCCGGCTGAAGCGGACGAGGTGCGGAGCGCGAGTTGA
- a CDS encoding AraC family transcriptional regulator, which yields MALTDEFVDLQRIAAPQREAQWQDLLSRTHLDMAVQLRQGTEPRSFRAAVRRRWLEDLALVDVRCDACLGVRDEMLVRRADQRRIAVTVARSGTERVGLGVGSLQLRPGDALIWDSAQPAWFEVPKRLLKRTLVVPYPVWRAAGGPRLAGGGVVVDSASSAWRMLRGYLDLLSGSPSPPGTVESARNLALDLLVAATQGGSVPSGDDTELHEQLCWWIDGHLDRPITARILAEAHGVSERTVYRAFARAGETVAAAARTRRLTRAREELETTDASVTETAHRWGFADASHFARAFRREYGCAPRDVQADPLAGGTGGTRLVHPSRMAGNGRTRTAI from the coding sequence ATGGCGCTGACGGACGAGTTTGTCGACCTGCAGCGGATCGCGGCGCCCCAGCGCGAGGCGCAGTGGCAGGACCTGCTCTCGCGTACGCACCTGGACATGGCGGTGCAGCTCAGGCAGGGGACCGAGCCGCGGTCGTTTCGGGCCGCCGTCCGCCGCCGCTGGCTCGAAGACCTGGCCCTGGTCGACGTTCGCTGCGACGCCTGCCTCGGTGTGCGGGACGAGATGCTCGTCCGGCGTGCGGACCAACGCCGGATCGCAGTCACCGTTGCCCGAAGCGGTACCGAACGGGTCGGCCTTGGCGTCGGCAGCCTGCAGTTGCGTCCCGGCGACGCCCTGATCTGGGACAGCGCCCAGCCGGCCTGGTTCGAGGTGCCGAAACGGCTGCTCAAGCGCACGCTCGTAGTGCCGTACCCGGTTTGGCGGGCCGCGGGCGGGCCCCGGCTCGCCGGCGGCGGGGTGGTCGTCGACTCGGCCTCGTCCGCATGGCGGATGCTGCGCGGCTACCTCGACCTGCTGTCCGGGTCCCCCTCCCCGCCGGGCACCGTGGAATCGGCTCGCAACCTTGCCCTGGACCTGCTCGTGGCGGCAACCCAGGGCGGGTCCGTGCCGTCGGGGGACGACACCGAACTGCACGAGCAGTTGTGTTGGTGGATCGACGGGCACCTGGACCGCCCGATCACCGCCCGGATCCTCGCGGAGGCGCACGGCGTTTCGGAGCGGACGGTCTACCGCGCTTTCGCCCGCGCAGGGGAGACGGTTGCGGCCGCCGCACGGACCCGCCGCCTCACCCGGGCACGTGAGGAGCTCGAGACCACGGACGCATCGGTCACCGAGACGGCGCACCGCTGGGGTTTCGCCGACGCCAGTCACTTCGCTCGGGCCTTCCGCCGTGAGTACGGCTGCGCCCCCCGCGACGTGCAAGCCGATCCGCTCGCCGGCGGTACCGGCGGGACCCGCCTGGTTCACCCGTCCCGGATGGCAGGGAATGGCCGGACCCGGACTGCCATCTGA
- a CDS encoding alpha/beta hydrolase, with protein MTREDIEFTVEGTTIRGWFYPAAGTDGPTACVVAQHGLSAVKEMWLDHYAEAFQAAGLACVLYDHPGFGASDAVPGYPRQEIDPWQQIRFMQHAITYAQSRHEVDPERVGLWGSSYGGAHAIVVAATDRRVKAVVSQLMPVSGAAAFQQLVRIDRWAHIDELFAAEHAARFAGKEATTIPVATNEPDGEAALPTPETYRWFTETAAERAPSWRNEVTLLSMEYFRGYLPGAWLPLVSPTPLLMVVAPRDRLADGQQAIRAYETALHPKRLALVEGGHFDSYSGPGFEVASGHAVDWFVEHLRDV; from the coding sequence ATGACGCGCGAGGACATCGAGTTCACGGTGGAGGGCACCACCATCCGCGGGTGGTTCTATCCCGCGGCGGGTACGGACGGGCCGACGGCGTGCGTAGTGGCGCAGCACGGCCTGTCGGCTGTCAAGGAGATGTGGCTAGACCACTACGCCGAGGCGTTCCAGGCCGCGGGGCTGGCCTGCGTGCTTTACGACCACCCCGGCTTCGGGGCAAGTGACGCCGTACCCGGCTACCCACGTCAGGAAATCGATCCATGGCAGCAGATCCGCTTCATGCAGCACGCGATCACCTACGCCCAGAGTCGCCACGAGGTCGACCCGGAGCGCGTCGGCCTGTGGGGCTCCAGCTACGGCGGGGCACACGCGATCGTGGTCGCCGCGACCGACCGCCGGGTCAAGGCTGTGGTCTCCCAGCTCATGCCCGTGTCCGGGGCCGCAGCCTTCCAACAGCTCGTCCGCATCGACCGCTGGGCGCACATCGACGAGCTGTTCGCCGCGGAGCACGCGGCCCGGTTCGCGGGCAAGGAGGCGACCACGATCCCGGTGGCCACCAACGAACCCGACGGCGAAGCCGCGCTGCCCACGCCGGAGACCTACCGGTGGTTCACGGAGACCGCGGCGGAACGGGCCCCGAGCTGGCGCAACGAGGTCACCCTGCTGTCGATGGAGTACTTCCGCGGTTACCTGCCCGGCGCGTGGCTCCCGCTCGTCTCCCCGACACCGTTGCTCATGGTCGTCGCGCCCCGCGATCGCCTCGCCGACGGCCAGCAGGCGATTCGCGCGTACGAGACCGCACTGCACCCCAAACGGCTCGCACTGGTCGAGGGCGGGCACTTCGATTCCTACAGTGGGCCCGGTTTCGAAGTGGCCTCCGGGCACGCGGTGGACTGGTTCGTCGAGCACCTGCGCGATGTCTGA
- a CDS encoding haloacid dehalogenase type II, with amino-acid sequence MSDGAAPPVLAFDVNETLLDLGVLDPLFEELVGDAELRGAWFGSALQLAFVGGLTGRYADFTACQRAALHMTAARAGRALPASAPDRVVDAMRLLPPHPEVGAVLGRLGTAGFRLVALTNSAPDVAGRQLDHAGLTSFFEAVFSAGEVRVLKPAAEPYRMVAQRCGVGIEETCLVAAHAWDVSGALAAGARAAFVARAGAVPSPLGPRPDWVGRDLSEVAGLLVAARK; translated from the coding sequence ATGTCTGACGGTGCAGCGCCACCTGTACTGGCGTTCGACGTCAACGAGACCCTGCTGGATCTCGGCGTTCTCGACCCGTTGTTCGAGGAGCTAGTCGGTGACGCTGAGTTGCGGGGGGCCTGGTTCGGGTCGGCCCTGCAGCTGGCGTTCGTCGGTGGGCTGACCGGCCGGTACGCCGACTTCACCGCTTGTCAACGGGCTGCGCTGCACATGACCGCGGCGCGGGCCGGTCGGGCGCTCCCGGCGTCGGCACCGGACCGAGTGGTGGATGCCATGCGCTTGCTGCCGCCACACCCCGAGGTCGGCGCTGTGCTCGGGCGGCTCGGGACGGCGGGGTTCCGGCTGGTCGCGCTGACGAACTCCGCTCCCGACGTCGCCGGCCGGCAGCTCGACCACGCCGGCCTGACGTCGTTCTTCGAAGCGGTCTTCTCCGCCGGCGAGGTGCGCGTCCTCAAGCCTGCGGCCGAGCCGTATCGGATGGTCGCGCAGCGGTGCGGTGTGGGTATCGAAGAGACTTGCCTCGTCGCTGCACACGCCTGGGACGTCTCAGGCGCGCTCGCCGCCGGGGCGCGCGCTGCCTTCGTTGCGCGGGCAGGCGCCGTTCCGAGTCCGTTGGGCCCCCGACCGGACTGGGTCGGTCGTGACCTGTCGGAGGTCGCCGGCCTCCTTGTCGCGGCCCGCAAGTAA
- a CDS encoding PadR family transcriptional regulator — protein sequence MAADEIRLSPTSYVVLGLIHLRGASTPYELEAAVQKSVEFFWKFPHSQLYREPARLAASGHLDVEEEAGGRRRKFFTLTSLGRSALQTWLAKPVDDVFEMRDEAVLRLFFSDSLPPSALVELAEREISLYERRLERYRQIAAHELPRHGHDRRMAPLRLGVKLAEAFREFWEEISLDPPPPSPPPDRRN from the coding sequence ATGGCTGCCGACGAGATACGCTTGAGCCCGACCTCCTACGTCGTCCTCGGGCTCATCCACCTCCGCGGTGCGTCGACGCCGTACGAGCTGGAGGCGGCCGTGCAGAAGTCCGTCGAGTTCTTCTGGAAGTTCCCGCATTCCCAGCTGTACCGCGAACCGGCCCGCCTGGCCGCGTCCGGGCACCTGGACGTCGAGGAAGAGGCCGGTGGACGGCGGCGGAAGTTCTTCACGCTCACCTCACTGGGACGAAGTGCGCTGCAGACCTGGCTCGCCAAGCCCGTGGACGATGTGTTCGAGATGCGGGACGAAGCCGTCCTTCGCTTGTTCTTCAGCGACTCCCTGCCACCGTCGGCGCTCGTCGAGCTGGCCGAACGCGAAATCTCACTCTACGAGCGGCGACTCGAGCGCTACCGGCAGATCGCGGCCCACGAACTGCCCCGGCACGGACACGACCGCCGGATGGCGCCGCTGCGCCTCGGCGTGAAACTGGCCGAAGCGTTCCGCGAGTTCTGGGAAGAGATCTCCCTGGATCCTCCACCTCCGAGCCCACCGCCCGACCGGCGGAATTGA
- a CDS encoding AMP-binding protein produces the protein MTLSPTQSIRTDSSGVRIAPTTIGVALLDAATRYSDSPALVEGVSGDGSNDARMWTYAELAEDAANVARALLARFSPGERVAVWSTNRPEWILLQFGAALAGLTLVTVNPAYKDSEVAYVLGQSRADGLFVEPSVRSRDLLAVAKRVNAELPTLRAIVSLDDWQEFAMMAADGPRELPRVDPRDPAQIQYTSGTTGFPKGALLAHDGLALNGRVFAETIGAGRDDTWINPMPLFHTAGCGLATLGALQTGGCQVLPRAFDADVMLDLFERHSGTVMLSVPTMLIRILDAQRERPRDVSTWRLTALGGAPVPTEIVRRAQRDVGVEVLIGFGQTESSPYITHTVPDDPHPLWFETIGRPLPGVEVKIADQATGEVTQIGGPGEICTRGRCVMLGYFDDEEATARAIDPDGWLHTGDVGSMDEHGYLRVSGRIKDLIIRGGENIYPREVEDVLYEHPAVENVAVVGLPDEHWGETVAAFVQLRPGVDLDKAELEALSRSRLASYKVPRVWQVVTQLPQTASGKVQKFALRDAYLAERPAGTGEAR, from the coding sequence ATGACGCTTTCACCAACGCAGTCGATTCGTACGGACAGTTCCGGCGTGCGGATCGCCCCGACCACGATCGGGGTCGCGCTGCTCGATGCCGCGACGCGCTATTCGGATTCCCCCGCCCTGGTCGAGGGCGTGAGCGGCGACGGCTCGAACGACGCCCGGATGTGGACCTACGCCGAGCTCGCCGAGGACGCGGCGAACGTCGCACGCGCCTTGCTGGCGAGGTTTTCTCCCGGCGAGCGCGTCGCCGTGTGGTCGACCAACCGGCCGGAGTGGATCCTGCTCCAGTTCGGCGCGGCACTCGCCGGCCTCACTCTCGTCACGGTCAACCCGGCCTACAAGGACAGCGAAGTCGCTTATGTGCTGGGCCAATCCCGAGCGGACGGACTTTTCGTCGAGCCATCGGTACGGTCACGCGACCTGCTCGCAGTCGCGAAGCGGGTGAATGCCGAGCTGCCAACGCTGCGCGCCATCGTCTCACTGGACGACTGGCAGGAGTTCGCGATGATGGCCGCGGACGGTCCACGCGAACTGCCGCGAGTCGACCCTCGCGACCCGGCGCAGATCCAGTACACGTCCGGCACCACCGGATTTCCCAAGGGTGCTCTCCTCGCGCACGACGGATTGGCGCTCAACGGCCGGGTTTTCGCCGAAACCATCGGTGCCGGGCGCGACGACACGTGGATCAACCCGATGCCGCTGTTCCACACCGCCGGGTGCGGACTCGCCACACTGGGCGCGTTGCAGACCGGCGGGTGCCAGGTCCTTCCGCGGGCGTTCGACGCCGATGTGATGCTCGACTTGTTCGAGCGACACAGTGGCACCGTGATGCTGTCGGTGCCGACGATGCTGATCCGCATCCTCGACGCGCAACGCGAACGCCCCCGTGATGTCTCCACATGGAGGCTGACGGCCCTCGGCGGGGCACCGGTTCCGACCGAGATCGTTCGCCGAGCGCAGCGCGACGTCGGCGTCGAAGTGCTGATCGGGTTCGGGCAGACCGAGTCCTCGCCCTACATCACGCACACGGTGCCCGACGATCCGCACCCCTTGTGGTTCGAGACCATCGGGCGCCCGCTTCCCGGAGTCGAGGTCAAGATCGCCGACCAGGCCACCGGTGAAGTCACGCAGATCGGCGGCCCCGGCGAAATATGCACGCGGGGGCGGTGCGTGATGCTTGGGTACTTCGACGACGAGGAGGCCACGGCCCGGGCGATCGACCCGGACGGCTGGCTGCACACCGGTGACGTGGGCTCGATGGACGAGCACGGTTACCTCCGGGTCAGCGGTCGGATCAAGGACCTCATCATCCGCGGTGGGGAGAACATCTACCCCCGCGAGGTCGAAGACGTCCTGTACGAGCATCCGGCGGTCGAGAACGTGGCCGTTGTCGGACTGCCAGACGAACACTGGGGTGAGACCGTGGCCGCTTTCGTCCAGCTCCGCCCCGGAGTCGACCTCGACAAGGCGGAGTTGGAAGCGCTGTCGCGCTCTCGGCTGGCGTCATACAAGGTTCCGCGAGTCTGGCAGGTCGTCACGCAGCTTCCGCAAACCGCTTCGGGCAAGGTTCAGAAATTCGCGCTTCGCGACGCCTACTTGGCGGAGCGGCCCGCCGGAACCGGGGAAGCACGATGA